A stretch of the Oenococcus sp. UCMA 16435 genome encodes the following:
- the rbsD gene encoding D-ribose pyranase — MKKTTVINSEISSVIAGMGHMDWLGIGDAGMPVPIGTKKIDLALTKNLPSFIDVLKNVLTELEVQKIYLADEIKTKNPEQLKEIKQLMPNVEIEFVPHSELKKDLAKTHAFIRTGEMTAFSNIILESGVVF, encoded by the coding sequence ATGAAAAAAACAACAGTTATTAATTCGGAGATATCAAGTGTAATTGCCGGGATGGGCCACATGGATTGGCTGGGAATTGGCGATGCCGGAATGCCGGTTCCGATTGGAACCAAAAAAATTGACTTAGCACTGACGAAAAATTTACCAAGTTTTATCGATGTTTTAAAGAACGTGTTAACAGAATTAGAAGTCCAAAAAATCTATCTGGCAGATGAAATAAAAACAAAAAATCCGGAACAATTAAAGGAAATCAAACAACTGATGCCAAATGTCGAAATCGAATTTGTTCCTCATTCCGAATTAAAAAAAGATCTTGCCAAAACGCATGCCTTTATCAGAACGGGAGAGATGACAGCATTTTCAAATATTATTTTGGAATCCGGCGTAGTCTTTTAA